The following are encoded in a window of Bordetella genomosp. 10 genomic DNA:
- the cysT gene encoding sulfate ABC transporter permease subunit CysT, protein MPKFFLQKPTLPGFGLSFGVSSLYISLVILFPIAALFAYAGEMSLAQYWRAITDPRVLASYRVTLEGAAISTLVVLVFGLLLAWILERYRFPGRLFLDALVDLPFALPTAVAGLTLSVLLAPGGWVGQWFAPYKISYAFPGLTIAMIFTSLPFVVRSVQPVLAEIGPEYEEAAHTLGATDRQTFWRVLLPALVPALFTGASQAFIRSLGEFGAVVMIAGNIPLKTEITSLMIFVRLSEFDYPAASAIATVVLAASLLLLFTLQVLQGRLLPWQRPGR, encoded by the coding sequence ATGCCGAAATTCTTCCTGCAAAAACCCACGCTGCCCGGCTTCGGCCTGAGCTTCGGCGTGAGCAGCCTGTATATCTCGCTGGTCATCCTCTTTCCCATCGCGGCGCTCTTCGCCTATGCCGGCGAGATGAGCCTGGCGCAGTACTGGCGCGCCATCACGGACCCGCGCGTGCTGGCCAGCTACCGCGTCACGCTGGAAGGGGCGGCCATTTCCACCCTGGTGGTGCTGGTGTTCGGCCTGCTGCTGGCCTGGATACTGGAACGCTACCGCTTTCCCGGCCGGCTGTTCCTGGACGCGCTGGTGGACCTGCCCTTCGCCCTGCCGACCGCCGTGGCCGGCCTGACCCTGTCGGTGCTGCTGGCGCCGGGCGGCTGGGTCGGGCAATGGTTCGCGCCCTACAAGATCAGCTACGCCTTTCCCGGCCTGACGATCGCCATGATCTTCACCAGCCTGCCCTTCGTGGTGCGCTCGGTGCAGCCGGTGCTGGCCGAAATCGGCCCCGAATACGAGGAGGCCGCCCATACGCTGGGCGCCACCGACCGCCAGACCTTCTGGCGCGTGCTGCTGCCGGCCCTGGTGCCGGCGCTGTTCACCGGCGCCTCGCAAGCCTTCATCCGCAGCCTGGGCGAATTCGGCGCGGTGGTGATGATCGCCGGCAATATCCCGCTGAAGACGGAGATCACCTCGCTGATGATCTTCGTCCGCCTGTCCGAATTCGACTATCCGGCCGCCTCCGCCATCGCCACCGTGGTGCTGGCGGCGTCGCTGCTGCTGCTGTTCACCCTGCAGGTCTTGCAAGGCCGCCTGCTGCCCTGGCAGCGGCCGGGCCGCTGA
- a CDS encoding phosphoheptose isomerase, with translation MDMTARMTAHFDDAVAVHEQSRDALAPLLAAAADMLFSAIANNGKILACGNGGSAADAQHLVAELVGRFERERLPLAAVALNTDTAILTAVGNDYGFEEIYERQVSALGQPGDVLVAISTSGNSPNVVRAIEAAHEREVHVIALTGKGGGTVGELMTDHDIHICVPHDRTMRIQEVHGLMLHALCDGIDALLLGDPE, from the coding sequence ATGGATATGACCGCCCGCATGACCGCGCACTTCGACGACGCGGTAGCCGTGCATGAACAGAGCCGCGACGCCCTGGCGCCCTTGCTGGCCGCCGCGGCCGACATGCTTTTCAGCGCCATCGCCAATAACGGCAAGATCCTGGCCTGCGGCAACGGCGGCTCCGCCGCCGACGCCCAGCACCTGGTCGCCGAACTGGTGGGCCGCTTCGAGCGCGAGCGCCTGCCGCTGGCCGCCGTGGCGCTGAATACCGACACGGCCATTCTCACCGCCGTGGGCAACGACTACGGTTTCGAGGAAATCTACGAACGCCAGGTCAGCGCCCTGGGCCAGCCCGGCGACGTGCTGGTGGCCATTTCGACCAGCGGAAATTCCCCCAACGTGGTGCGCGCCATCGAGGCGGCGCACGAACGCGAAGTCCACGTCATCGCCCTGACCGGCAAGGGCGGCGGCACCGTTGGGGAACTCATGACGGATCACGATATCCATATCTGCGTACCGCACGACCGCACCATGCGCATCCAGGAAGTCCATGGCCTGATGTTGCACGCGCTCTGCGACGGTATCGATGCCTTGCTGCTGGGAGACCCCGAATAA
- a CDS encoding hybrid sensor histidine kinase/response regulator has protein sequence MTSTVPATHASVLQIGDDRRTALLVAAIRDYAIYLLDAEGYVSSWNPGAERFKGYTAEEIIGQHFSRFYTEEDRASGVPAQALRTAAEHGSFEAEGWRVRKDGSRFWCSVVIDPVRAPDGGIIGYAKVTRDISDKKVVRDALYASEQRFRLLVQGVRDYAIYMLDRDGCISNWNTGAQAIKGYAEEEVIGRHFSMFYTEEDRERGDPWQALETARTQGRYQHEGWRVRKDGRRFWAMVVIDRIHDENGEFLGYAKITRDVTERREAQLELDRSRDALSQAQKMEAIGRLTGGVAHDFNNLLTVIRSSAELLRRPDLAPEKRDRFLAAIVDTATRASELTRQLLAFARKQPLRPETFDVASRLLGMEHLILTSVGSPVRVEFDLPEGLDRIRADPSQFETAVLNMVINARDAMPRGGMLRIAARNTDELPAVRNHAGARGAFVAVSVSDTGSGIPPELLSRIFEPFFTTKTVNRGTGLGLSQAYGFAKQSGGELAVQTELGVGTTFTLYFPRSESGSGSFLPLAPANVEASEPPLVARKVLLVEDNEAVGGFASSLFAELGVEVIWVTDGRSALDMLARRDGAFDLVFSDVVMPGMSGLELGAAIRQRWPALRVVLTSGYSHVLAEEGVHDFELLEKPYSTSALLTVLQGQPVAANQAGAAVAAGAFRDKP, from the coding sequence ATGACCTCAACCGTCCCCGCGACGCACGCCTCCGTCCTGCAAATCGGCGACGACCGGCGCACCGCCCTGCTCGTCGCCGCCATTCGCGACTATGCGATCTACCTGCTCGACGCGGAAGGCTACGTCAGTAGCTGGAATCCCGGCGCGGAACGCTTCAAGGGCTATACGGCCGAGGAAATCATCGGCCAGCACTTTTCCCGCTTCTATACCGAGGAAGACCGCGCCAGCGGCGTGCCCGCCCAGGCCCTGCGCACCGCCGCCGAGCACGGCAGTTTCGAGGCCGAGGGCTGGCGCGTGCGCAAGGACGGCAGCCGCTTCTGGTGCAGCGTGGTCATCGATCCGGTGCGGGCCCCGGACGGCGGCATCATCGGCTACGCCAAGGTCACGCGCGACATCAGCGACAAGAAGGTGGTGCGCGACGCGCTCTACGCCAGCGAACAGCGCTTCCGCCTGCTGGTGCAGGGCGTGCGCGACTACGCCATCTACATGCTCGACCGCGACGGCTGTATTTCCAACTGGAATACCGGCGCCCAGGCCATCAAGGGCTATGCCGAGGAAGAAGTGATCGGCCGCCACTTTTCCATGTTCTATACGGAAGAGGACAGGGAACGCGGCGACCCCTGGCAGGCGCTGGAAACCGCCCGCACCCAGGGCCGGTACCAGCATGAAGGCTGGCGCGTGCGCAAGGACGGCCGGCGCTTCTGGGCCATGGTGGTCATCGACCGCATCCATGACGAGAACGGCGAATTCCTGGGCTACGCCAAGATCACCCGCGACGTGACGGAACGGCGCGAGGCCCAACTGGAACTGGATCGCAGCCGCGATGCCCTGAGCCAGGCGCAGAAGATGGAAGCCATCGGCCGTCTCACCGGCGGCGTGGCGCACGATTTCAACAACCTGCTGACGGTCATCCGCTCGTCGGCCGAGCTGCTGCGCCGCCCGGACCTGGCGCCCGAGAAGCGCGACCGCTTCCTGGCGGCGATCGTCGACACGGCCACGCGCGCCAGCGAACTGACCCGCCAGTTGCTGGCCTTCGCCCGCAAGCAGCCGCTGCGGCCGGAGACCTTCGACGTGGCCAGCCGCCTGCTGGGCATGGAACACCTGATCCTGACGTCCGTGGGTTCGCCGGTGCGAGTGGAGTTCGACCTGCCGGAAGGGCTGGACCGCATACGCGCCGATCCCAGCCAGTTCGAGACCGCCGTGCTGAACATGGTCATCAACGCGCGCGACGCCATGCCGCGCGGCGGCATGCTGCGCATCGCCGCGCGCAATACCGACGAGCTGCCGGCGGTGCGCAACCATGCCGGCGCCCGGGGCGCCTTCGTCGCGGTGTCGGTGTCGGACACCGGCAGCGGCATCCCGCCCGAGTTGCTGTCGCGCATCTTCGAGCCTTTCTTCACCACCAAGACGGTGAACCGGGGCACCGGCCTGGGACTGAGCCAGGCCTACGGCTTCGCCAAGCAGTCCGGCGGCGAACTGGCCGTGCAGACGGAATTGGGCGTGGGCACGACGTTCACCCTGTATTTCCCGCGATCCGAATCGGGCTCGGGATCGTTCCTGCCCCTCGCTCCGGCGAATGTGGAGGCCAGCGAACCGCCCCTGGTGGCGCGCAAGGTCCTGCTGGTGGAAGACAACGAGGCCGTGGGCGGCTTCGCCAGCAGCCTGTTCGCCGAGCTGGGCGTGGAGGTCATCTGGGTCACGGACGGCCGCAGCGCGCTCGATATGCTGGCCAGGCGCGACGGCGCGTTCGACCTGGTGTTCTCGGACGTGGTCATGCCCGGCATGAGCGGCCTGGAACTGGGCGCCGCCATCCGCCAGCGCTGGCCGGCCCTGCGGGTGGTGCTGACCAGCGGCTACAGCCACGTGCTGGCCGAAGAAGGCGTGCACGACTTCGAACTGCTGGAAAAACCCTATTCCACCTCCGCCCTGCTCACTGTGCTGCAAGGGCAGCCGGTGGCGGCGAATCAGGCCGGCGCCGCGGTCGCCGCCGGCGCGTTCCGGGACAAGCCGTAG
- a CDS encoding YraN family protein, producing MPRAAAPDICCAPPEDSIDMAFALAREAQRKACRLRRQRLRRRERKAALGGQAANQDEDAGPARRSPSQRHGDRYEDRALASLARAGLLPLARNLRCATGEIDLALRDGDTLVLVEVRARTHARYGAAASVDHAKRTRLRRAAAQLLPALARRHWGGVLPAVRFDVVAYDAAGETWLRGAFAEE from the coding sequence ATGCCGCGGGCCGCGGCGCCGGACATTTGCTGCGCCCCGCCGGAAGACAGCATCGACATGGCCTTCGCGCTGGCGCGTGAAGCCCAGCGCAAGGCTTGCCGGCTGCGCCGCCAGCGCCTGCGGCGGCGGGAAAGGAAAGCGGCCTTGGGCGGGCAGGCGGCGAACCAGGATGAAGATGCCGGGCCGGCGCGCCGCTCGCCCAGCCAGCGCCATGGCGACCGCTACGAGGACCGGGCGCTGGCGTCCCTGGCGCGGGCGGGACTGCTGCCGCTGGCGCGCAACCTGCGTTGCGCGACGGGCGAAATCGACTTGGCATTACGGGACGGCGATACGCTGGTGCTGGTCGAGGTCAGGGCCCGCACGCACGCGCGCTACGGCGCCGCCGCCAGCGTCGACCACGCCAAGCGCACCCGCCTGCGCCGGGCGGCCGCCCAATTGCTGCCGGCGCTCGCCCGGCGCCATTGGGGCGGCGTCCTGCCGGCCGTCCGCTTCGACGTGGTGGCCTATGACGCGGCGGGCGAAACCTGGCTGCGCGGCGCCTTCGCCGAGGAGTGA
- the nudC gene encoding NAD(+) diphosphatase, with protein sequence MSLPPDTSSPSSAPAGAYLFAFRRGELLVREDGPVLPLDDIRHHLADPEAAWQAVGTHRGQACLALALDRDSAPPPGYVFRRLREVMGELEAPTGVLAGRAFQVAEWARTHRYCGVCATPTERVANEFCLKCPNCGHSNYPRISPAMMVLIKKGDSILLARNANFAAARYSALAGFVEAGESLEETVHREVQEEVGLRVHQLRYFQSQSWPFPHSLMLAFTAEYLDGEIQVDGTEIVDARWFGPGDPLPNIPPTDSVAGLLIRANLPGR encoded by the coding sequence ATGTCGCTGCCCCCGGATACCTCCAGCCCCTCGTCCGCCCCCGCCGGGGCCTACCTCTTCGCCTTCCGCCGCGGGGAATTGCTGGTGCGCGAGGATGGACCGGTGCTGCCCCTGGACGATATCCGCCATCATCTGGCCGACCCCGAGGCGGCCTGGCAGGCGGTGGGCACCCACCGGGGACAGGCCTGTCTGGCGCTGGCGCTCGACCGCGACAGCGCGCCGCCTCCCGGCTACGTCTTCCGCCGCCTGCGTGAAGTGATGGGGGAGCTGGAAGCGCCGACGGGCGTGCTGGCCGGCCGCGCCTTCCAGGTGGCCGAATGGGCGCGCACGCACCGCTATTGCGGCGTCTGCGCGACGCCGACCGAGCGGGTGGCCAACGAGTTCTGCCTGAAGTGCCCCAACTGCGGCCACAGCAACTACCCGCGCATTTCGCCGGCGATGATGGTGTTGATCAAGAAAGGCGACAGCATCCTGCTGGCGCGCAACGCCAATTTCGCCGCGGCGCGCTATAGCGCGCTGGCCGGCTTCGTGGAGGCGGGCGAATCGCTGGAGGAAACCGTGCACCGCGAAGTGCAGGAGGAAGTCGGCCTGCGCGTGCATCAACTGCGGTATTTCCAGAGCCAGTCCTGGCCCTTCCCGCACTCGCTGATGCTGGCGTTCACCGCCGAATACCTGGACGGCGAGATCCAGGTCGACGGCACGGAGATCGTCGACGCCCGCTGGTTCGGGCCGGGCGATCCCCTGCCCAATATCCCGCCGACGGACTCCGTGGCCGGGCTGCTGATCCGCGCCAATCTGCCGGGAAGATAG
- a CDS encoding DHCW motif cupin fold protein: MQISNIPFGTTDWSAIEPTRHAGDTGHALWRTRQFGDIRVRMVEYTPGYLADHWCSKGHILLCLEGQLDTELEDGRRFTLLPGMSYQVADQAEAHRSSTGIGARLFIVD; the protein is encoded by the coding sequence ATGCAGATCAGCAACATCCCCTTCGGCACCACGGACTGGTCCGCCATCGAACCCACCCGGCATGCCGGCGACACCGGCCACGCGCTGTGGCGCACGCGCCAGTTCGGCGACATCCGCGTGCGCATGGTCGAATACACGCCCGGCTACCTGGCCGACCACTGGTGCAGCAAAGGCCACATCCTGCTGTGCCTGGAAGGGCAACTGGATACGGAACTGGAGGACGGCCGCCGTTTCACGCTACTGCCGGGCATGAGCTACCAGGTGGCCGACCAGGCGGAGGCGCATCGCTCGTCGACCGGCATCGGGGCCAGGCTGTTCATCGTCGATTGA
- the cysP gene encoding thiosulfate ABC transporter substrate-binding protein CysP has translation MISRLFAASFAAASLLAGAAAQAQQQQVLLNSSYDISRELFAAINPKFEESWNKSNDTKVKIEQSFGGTSRQAQSIIQGLKADVVTFNQVPDVDILAQRGLVDKNWQQRFPDNSSPYYSTIAFLVRKGNPKHIKTWDDLVRDDVKVVFPNPKTSGNARYTYLAAWLYANEKFKGDDAKTRAFVGKLLHNVESFPTGGRGATVAFAQNNQGDAVLTFESEVNNIAKSDEFKAQGFEVVVPPVSVLAEFPVAIVSKVAKEKGTEKLAETYLKFQYTPEIQALLASFYYRVRDPQVAKANAALFPEVHLINPTDVLGTWDNITKVHFSANGVLDQLLAGK, from the coding sequence TTGATCAGCCGTCTTTTCGCCGCCTCTTTCGCCGCCGCCTCCCTGCTCGCGGGCGCGGCCGCCCAGGCCCAGCAGCAGCAAGTCCTGCTGAACTCCTCCTACGACATCTCGCGCGAACTGTTCGCCGCCATCAATCCCAAGTTCGAGGAAAGCTGGAACAAGAGCAACGATACGAAGGTCAAGATCGAGCAATCGTTCGGCGGCACGTCGCGCCAGGCCCAGTCCATCATCCAGGGCCTGAAGGCCGACGTGGTGACGTTCAACCAGGTGCCGGACGTCGACATCCTGGCCCAGCGCGGCCTGGTCGACAAGAACTGGCAGCAGCGCTTCCCCGACAACAGCTCGCCGTACTACAGCACCATCGCCTTCCTGGTCCGCAAGGGCAATCCCAAGCACATCAAGACCTGGGACGACCTGGTGCGCGACGACGTGAAGGTGGTGTTCCCGAACCCCAAGACCTCGGGTAACGCCCGCTATACCTACCTGGCCGCCTGGCTCTACGCCAACGAGAAGTTCAAGGGCGACGACGCCAAGACCCGCGCCTTCGTCGGCAAGCTGCTGCACAACGTCGAAAGCTTCCCCACCGGCGGCCGCGGCGCCACGGTGGCCTTCGCCCAGAACAACCAGGGCGACGCCGTGCTGACGTTCGAGTCCGAGGTCAACAACATCGCCAAGAGCGACGAGTTCAAGGCCCAGGGCTTCGAGGTCGTGGTCCCGCCCGTCAGCGTGCTGGCCGAGTTCCCGGTCGCCATCGTGTCCAAGGTCGCCAAGGAAAAGGGCACGGAAAAGCTGGCGGAAACCTATCTGAAGTTCCAGTACACCCCGGAAATCCAGGCGCTGCTGGCCAGTTTCTACTACCGCGTGCGCGATCCGCAGGTGGCGAAGGCCAACGCCGCGCTGTTCCCGGAAGTCCACCTGATCAACCCGACGGACGTGCTGGGAACCTGGGACAACATCACGAAGGTACACTTCTCGGCCAACGGCGTGCTGGACCAGTTGCTGGCGGGCAAATAA
- a CDS encoding DUF2127 domain-containing protein has protein sequence MHPGHPPQPKEVAIRRRAQRTIALFEALKGVGALAASIGLLSLLHHDLRKMVIDFIGHFGLDPGGRYPRTLLHYADVLQDTSVRLLVGLAAAYVVLRLIEAYGLWHDHVWGEWLGALSGAIYIPFEVRHLLHAPSAFAAAVVVANVLIVVFLGSQLWRRRAAPARA, from the coding sequence ATGCATCCAGGCCATCCGCCGCAGCCGAAAGAGGTCGCGATCAGGCGGCGCGCGCAGCGCACCATCGCCCTGTTCGAGGCCCTCAAGGGGGTGGGGGCGCTCGCGGCCAGCATCGGCCTGCTGAGCCTGCTGCACCACGACCTGCGCAAGATGGTCATCGATTTCATCGGCCACTTCGGGCTGGATCCCGGCGGCCGCTATCCGCGAACGCTGCTCCATTACGCCGACGTCCTGCAGGACACCAGCGTGCGCCTGCTGGTCGGGCTGGCCGCCGCCTACGTCGTGCTGCGCCTGATCGAGGCTTATGGCCTCTGGCACGACCACGTCTGGGGCGAATGGCTGGGGGCGCTCTCCGGCGCCATCTACATCCCCTTCGAGGTGCGCCACCTGCTGCACGCGCCGTCCGCCTTCGCCGCCGCGGTGGTGGTGGCCAACGTGCTCATCGTGGTCTTCCTGGGGTCGCAGTTGTGGCGGCGCCGCGCCGCGCCGGCGCGCGCCTGA
- the cysW gene encoding sulfate ABC transporter permease subunit CysW — protein MRKPKNWRQWTLIAIGVAGAALLLLLPLLLIFARALSGGWSMLVENLVDSDMQHAILLTLLAAVLTVPINIVFGILLAWCVTHYEFRGRAVLTTLIDIPYATSPVVAGLCYLVVYGAESAIGGWLGQHDVQLMFAWPGIVMVTVFVTSPFVARILIPLMQTQGSDEEYAALTLGAHGWQIFRHITLPNIKWALLYGTVITNARAVGEFGAVSVVSGAIRGKTVTLPLLIEQLNDDYKTVGAFTAAALLACMALVTLVVKTAMEWSQRVEVRGRTH, from the coding sequence ATGCGCAAACCCAAGAACTGGCGTCAATGGACGCTCATCGCCATCGGCGTGGCGGGCGCCGCCCTGCTGCTCCTGCTGCCGCTGCTGCTGATCTTCGCCCGCGCCCTCTCGGGCGGCTGGTCCATGCTGGTCGAGAACCTGGTGGACAGCGACATGCAGCACGCCATCCTCCTTACCCTGCTGGCCGCCGTGCTGACGGTGCCGATCAACATCGTCTTCGGCATCCTGCTGGCGTGGTGCGTCACGCATTACGAATTCCGCGGCCGCGCCGTCCTGACCACGCTGATCGACATCCCCTACGCCACCTCGCCGGTGGTGGCGGGCCTGTGCTACCTGGTGGTCTACGGCGCGGAAAGCGCCATCGGCGGCTGGCTGGGCCAGCACGACGTGCAGTTGATGTTCGCCTGGCCCGGCATCGTCATGGTGACGGTCTTCGTGACCTCGCCCTTCGTCGCGCGCATCCTCATCCCCCTGATGCAGACGCAGGGCAGCGACGAGGAATACGCCGCGCTGACGCTGGGCGCGCACGGCTGGCAGATCTTCCGCCACATCACGCTGCCCAACATCAAGTGGGCGCTGCTGTACGGCACCGTCATCACGAATGCCCGCGCCGTCGGGGAATTCGGCGCCGTTTCCGTGGTGTCGGGGGCGATCCGCGGCAAGACGGTGACCCTGCCGCTGCTGATCGAACAGCTCAACGACGACTACAAGACCGTGGGCGCCTTCACCGCCGCGGCCCTGCTGGCCTGCATGGCCCTGGTGACGCTGGTGGTCAAGACCGCCATGGAGTGGAGCCAGCGGGTGGAAGTGCGCGGCCGCACGCATTGA
- a CDS encoding YajQ family cyclic di-GMP-binding protein, with translation MPSFDVVSEVNKHELSNAVDQANRELSTRFDFKGTDAKYELEEFVITQVAPSEFQLKQMLDILRGRLTARGIDPRCIDAADANVNLGGARQKITLKQGIEQAVSKKLIAAIKAAKLKVDTQINGDKLRVTGKKRDDLQAAIQLLKKTDVDLPLQFDNFRD, from the coding sequence ATGCCTTCTTTTGACGTCGTTTCCGAAGTCAACAAACACGAATTGAGCAATGCCGTCGACCAGGCCAACCGTGAACTGTCGACCCGCTTCGATTTCAAGGGCACCGACGCCAAGTACGAACTCGAGGAATTCGTCATCACCCAGGTCGCGCCGTCCGAGTTCCAGCTCAAGCAGATGCTGGACATCCTGCGCGGCCGGTTGACCGCGCGCGGCATCGACCCGCGCTGCATCGACGCCGCCGACGCCAACGTCAACCTGGGCGGCGCGCGCCAGAAGATCACGCTGAAGCAAGGCATCGAGCAGGCCGTTTCCAAGAAGCTGATCGCCGCCATCAAGGCCGCCAAGCTCAAGGTGGATACGCAGATCAACGGCGACAAGCTGCGCGTGACCGGCAAGAAGCGCGACGACCTGCAGGCGGCCATCCAGTTGTTGAAAAAGACGGACGTGGACCTGCCGCTGCAGTTCGATAATTTCCGCGACTGA
- a CDS encoding peroxiredoxin family protein gives MKKLVFVFALVVAAGIASWFVWRPAQAAPNVSFAAIDGQKLSLQDLRGKVVLVKFWATDCVTCIKQMPDTIADYNKYSAQGFQTVAVAMNYDPPNYVLNYAQTRKLPFTVALDTKGDVAHAFGDVRLTPTAFLIDKQGRIIKRYLGDYDPQAFHAEIEKALKG, from the coding sequence ATGAAAAAACTCGTCTTCGTCTTCGCGCTCGTGGTGGCGGCGGGTATCGCCTCCTGGTTCGTCTGGCGTCCCGCGCAGGCCGCCCCCAACGTCTCCTTCGCCGCCATCGACGGCCAGAAGCTCAGCTTGCAGGACCTGCGCGGCAAGGTGGTGCTGGTCAAGTTCTGGGCGACCGACTGCGTGACCTGCATCAAGCAGATGCCGGACACCATCGCCGACTACAACAAGTATTCGGCCCAGGGCTTCCAGACCGTGGCGGTGGCGATGAACTACGACCCGCCCAACTACGTGCTGAACTACGCGCAGACGCGCAAGCTGCCGTTCACGGTGGCGCTGGACACAAAGGGCGACGTCGCGCATGCCTTCGGCGACGTGCGGCTGACCCCGACGGCGTTCCTGATCGACAAGCAAGGGCGCATCATCAAGCGCTATCTGGGCGACTACGATCCCCAGGCCTTCCACGCGGAAATCGAAAAAGCCCTGAAGGGATGA
- a CDS encoding D-amino acid dehydrogenase has protein sequence MRVLVLGGGVIGTSTAYYLSRLGASVTLVDRQSGPAQETSYGNAGQVSPGYSTPWAAPGIPLKALKWMFQRHAPLAIRPDWTLDQLRWMGAMLSNCSPERYAINKERMLRLAEYSRDCLRALRQDTGIQYEQRTGGTLQLFRTEAQMQAARRDIAVLEENRVPYELLGAADLRRVEPALAGTADRLAGGLRLPNDETGDCRLFTVRLAEIAARQGVRFRYNADVRAIEARDGRIVGVRVGDEVLEADNYVVALGSYSPRLLKPLGIRLPVYPVKGYSLTIPITHADKAPVSTVLDETYKVAVTRFDDRIRVGGMAELGGFDLRLNPRRRATLELVVNDLFPDSGDVARAEFWTGLRPMTPDSTPVVGATPFRNLFLNTGHGTLGWTMSCGSGKLLSDIVTGQPPEISLSGLDISRYGLSRNAPAATAAPA, from the coding sequence ATGCGTGTCCTGGTTCTCGGCGGCGGTGTCATAGGTACCTCCACGGCTTATTATTTGTCGCGACTGGGCGCGTCCGTGACGCTGGTGGATCGCCAGTCCGGCCCGGCCCAGGAAACCAGCTACGGCAACGCGGGCCAGGTGTCTCCCGGCTATTCGACGCCCTGGGCCGCGCCCGGCATTCCGCTCAAGGCCCTGAAGTGGATGTTCCAGCGCCATGCGCCCCTGGCCATCCGCCCGGACTGGACGCTGGACCAGTTGCGCTGGATGGGCGCCATGCTGTCCAACTGTTCGCCCGAGCGCTACGCCATCAATAAGGAGCGCATGCTGCGCCTGGCCGAATACAGCCGCGACTGCCTGCGCGCGCTGCGCCAGGACACCGGCATCCAGTACGAACAGCGCACCGGCGGCACCTTGCAGTTGTTCCGCACCGAGGCGCAGATGCAGGCCGCGCGCCGCGACATCGCCGTGCTGGAGGAAAACCGGGTGCCCTACGAACTGCTGGGCGCCGCCGACCTGCGGCGCGTGGAACCGGCGCTGGCGGGCACCGCGGACCGCCTGGCCGGCGGCCTGCGCCTGCCCAACGACGAGACCGGCGATTGCCGCCTGTTCACCGTCCGGCTGGCGGAGATCGCCGCGCGCCAGGGCGTCCGGTTCCGCTACAACGCCGACGTCCGCGCCATCGAGGCCCGCGACGGCCGCATCGTCGGCGTCCGGGTCGGCGACGAGGTGCTCGAGGCGGACAACTACGTGGTCGCCCTCGGCAGCTATAGCCCGCGCCTGCTCAAGCCCTTGGGCATCCGGCTGCCGGTCTATCCGGTCAAGGGCTACTCGCTGACCATCCCCATTACCCATGCCGACAAGGCGCCGGTCTCGACCGTGCTGGACGAAACCTACAAGGTCGCCGTCACGCGCTTCGACGATCGCATCCGCGTGGGCGGGATGGCCGAACTGGGCGGTTTCGACCTGCGCCTGAATCCGCGCCGGCGCGCCACCCTGGAATTGGTGGTCAACGACCTCTTCCCGGACAGCGGCGACGTGGCGCGCGCCGAATTCTGGACCGGCTTGCGGCCGATGACGCCCGACAGCACGCCCGTGGTCGGCGCCACGCCCTTCCGCAACCTTTTCCTGAACACCGGCCACGGCACCCTGGGCTGGACCATGTCCTGCGGCTCGGGCAAGCTGCTGTCGGATATCGTCACCGGCCAGCCGCCGGAGATTTCCCTGTCCGGCCTGGATATCTCGCGCTACGGCTTGTCCCGGAACGCGCCGGCGGCGACCGCGGCGCCGGCCTGA
- a CDS encoding BON domain-containing protein, whose translation MRMPRNRTRTRTALLALSLAGAALTLSGCIAPVVMGGAAAGTAVVVSDRRSSGAQLDDQNLGFKVQHAISQKLGDSVRIDANVYDGQVLLTGDAPTEAAKAQATNIAKTQEGVKTVYNEMVVGAPASFGTRSNDTWLSSKVRTSLLNTKFVPSGSISVTTDRSVVFLQGKVTQTEGEYAANAAAEVSGVHKVVKLFNTISREEAVRLSGSYSDPTGTSTKSPGSAPVVNAPGADSTSSAPGGAAVESMPIK comes from the coding sequence ATGAGAATGCCCCGAAACCGCACCCGCACCCGCACCGCCCTGCTGGCCCTGAGCCTGGCCGGCGCCGCCCTGACCTTGTCGGGCTGCATCGCGCCGGTCGTGATGGGCGGCGCCGCCGCCGGCACCGCCGTGGTGGTCAGCGACCGCCGCTCCTCAGGCGCGCAACTGGACGACCAGAACCTGGGATTCAAGGTGCAGCACGCCATTTCCCAGAAGCTCGGCGACTCGGTGCGCATCGACGCCAATGTGTATGACGGCCAGGTCCTGCTGACCGGCGACGCGCCGACCGAGGCCGCCAAGGCCCAGGCCACGAACATCGCGAAGACCCAGGAAGGCGTCAAGACCGTCTACAACGAGATGGTGGTGGGCGCGCCGGCCAGCTTCGGCACCCGCTCCAACGACACCTGGCTCAGTTCCAAGGTGCGCACCAGCCTGCTCAACACCAAGTTCGTCCCCTCGGGATCGATTTCGGTGACGACCGACCGCAGCGTCGTCTTCCTTCAGGGAAAAGTCACCCAGACCGAGGGAGAATATGCCGCCAACGCGGCCGCCGAGGTCAGCGGCGTGCATAAAGTGGTAAAACTCTTCAATACCATCAGCCGGGAAGAGGCGGTGCGCCTGTCGGGCTCCTACAGCGATCCGACCGGCACCAGCACCAAATCGCCGGGTTCGGCGCCGGTCGTGAACGCTCCCGGCGCGGATAGCACCTCGAGCGCGCCGGGCGGCGCGGCCGTTGAATCCATGCCGATCAAATGA